The Calypte anna isolate BGI_N300 chromosome 1, bCalAnn1_v1.p, whole genome shotgun sequence region TACACGCCCTACCCCATCCAGGAGCGGTTCATGGCGGCGTTGTACAGAGCGCTGGAGGGCGGCCGGGTCGGGATCTTCGAGAGCCCCACCGGCACGGTGAGGCTGGAGGGCGGCAGGcggggcccggcccggcggggAGCCGGTAgccgggaggaggaggaggaggaggacagtgGTACCCGCGGAGAGAGGCCGTGTCCGGGGTCTGACCTCGGGCGGGTGGGACCTGCGGAGTGTCGCGGGTGTGGGCCTCAGcgtgtttgctttctgtggcaGGGGAAGTCCCTGAGCCTCATCTGCGGGGCCCTCTCCTGGCTCCGAgattttgaggagaaaaagcGGCAAGAGGAGGCACAGCTTCTGGAGCTTGAGgagaaggggcaggaggagaagaagcGGCTGGTGACAACTGAGCCGGGACACCCAGAGAGCAAGGAGGCGGCGGGAGAACCGGACTGGGTCACGGCCTTtgtgcagaagaaagaagagcGGGACCTGGTGGAGAAGCTAAAGGTTGAGAAATGCTCCTGTGTAGAGGATGGGTAAAGGAGTGAGGTGTGAGGATCTGGAAGGTGGTGACTGGAAAAACGCGGGGGGCTGGGTGGTGGTATTTCCCTTTCACAGGATTTTGATTCAATTATGAGGGATGAGGCATTGCTGTGCAGCTTGTGTGAGGTAGGAAAAGATATTGAGCTGATGCACTCCAGGAGAAAGGGGCCGTCTGCTGGCATTTTTGTTACAGTTAATTTTTGTTATGCACCCCGGTATAAAAGTAATTAGGCTCAGGGTTTAGAGCTAGATGTACTTCatcctgctttttttgttttattttaggaagAGCAGATCAGGAGGAAAAAGCGAGAAGATCGCCTTGAGAAAATTCGGCATAATGTGCAGCTAAAATACGCAGCAAAGAGGAAGGTGAGTTATCCCGTGGAGGTAAGAACTATCTGTTTTGGTTACCTCGAGGCTTGCTCATATTGGCTTATATCACACTGAGTTTTCCAACCTGTCTGCTTGGGGAGATCTTTCTATTAGTCTGCTGAAAGTGGTCAGACAAAATACTTggttagatttttgttttaaagtacaGATGTGAAGAACACTTTGTGCATAGAGGATTTCCTGTGACAGAGTTTGTGTGTGGATAGAAGGGTGTTCCAATGGCCTTCTGGccctctgcttttgctttaaaagtttaatacttggattttgggttttttgtttctgtttgcttttttttcataagcatGTGTTAACACTGTACTTCTGGAATAAAAACCGTAGAACTGTGATTTAATTCAAGATCATGGGAACTGAAGACCTTCCCCCTAAAAAAGCCAAGTCAGGCTTTGGTTGTATTTTCCTCACCACTAGGGAGCAACTATTTATTTACTTCCATGGCAGGCATGATTGTATTGTTTGgaaatttctattttctacATGGAAAAAGTTCAAAGATatatttttctgccattttgaTGAGTGAAGTAGCCACAGTACTCTTAACTCTAAGAGCTTTTTTTGAAGTATGAGTCAAACTTCCCAGAAATGCCCACTTTAGGTCTGCAGACAGGTGGATTTATTAGGTGTTTCTAGTGTGCTGCATCTTAAGTGCTGTGTTATGTTTTGATTAACTCCTGTCAAAAGGATATGGTAGAAACAACAAAGGTTCAGAGGTGAACAGCAACTAAAAAGCAAGTGGAACAAATcccttgtattttaaaagaggaTGAAGAGCATGTGAAAAGAGAAGCATgataaaagcaagaaagcaaatgagaGCAATATAGAGATCTGAAAAAGTAACTGATTGATCTGCTCTGTAGTGCTCACTAACTGTATTTCTTCATAGTGCCATACtaaaaaagaaagcttattAATATTGGAAATACTGTTTTGAGATTGAAAAaatgagaacttttttttcaaaatgcaaagtTAATCAGAAAACTATTCTTCCACAGCTTAATGGAATTTTTGTAGAATGGTAGGTCAATATTAGAGTAAGAACCACATAACTGGATtaaaaacagcaggagaaatcTTGTACTCTGCCTTCTAGAGCAGGTGCTGGGTTTATCCTAGGTTTGAGTTGTATGGACAGAATGTTTGATGTTCTTAtatgcttgtttgtttgggtttatttatacatttttttttctcaggcagATATCTTTGATAGACCACTCTAAGCATGGCACTGGATTGCATGGATATTGTAATTTCAGGATCTATTAGTTCAGTGAGCCTTTTGCATGGGTTCTTTGTATTTTTGCCCTTCCTATATGTCTGTGTGGTCAGGTCGTTGGTTGTTGGTAACAGTTGCATTCTGTGGGGCTGAACAGCTGCAGATACCCCCCCCCACCCATACCTCTGTGGTGCATTTGTTCCTCCTGCTGGGGTTTTACCCAGCAAACCATTCCCTGTGTTACATGTGAGGGACTGGGCTGTCTTCTGGCTTGTCCATGGCATAAAGTGAGGCACATGCCACCTCTTTCTGTATGGAAAATAACAGGATCATGTGTTCCTTTCAGAGATTAGAGGAGGATGAGACAAGCCGCCTTCTTCAGCTCAGCAAGGAGCTTCTttcagagggagctggggtggatGTCCTAGAGCAGCTGGATCAGAATGAAGAAGAGCTGCTTCTTGCTGAATATGAGagtgatgaagaaaagaaggtgGTATCTGGGTAAGGACAAGGACTGAGGAGGTTCCATGCCAATGAAAAGTTTTCTGTATCATTTTTGATCAAAGAGATTTCACCTGTGATTGTGCAGATCTGGAGTTTCTCCCCCAGTCAAGCTGTGTAAGGGGGTTGTTTAATTATGTGGTTTGGTGGGCTTGGggcattttgttttggttttaagctTTCATTAGAGTGTCCTGAAGTGTTTGAGAAAGTGCCTCTTTCCTGAAATGTTTGGTCATGTCCTGCCTTTATCCATGTCTGGTTTCCCAAAGCCTCTGGATGCTGAGTGAATGGCTTGAGATCTAGTTCCTTGCATGAGGGAAGCAAAATGGAACTCGGGGCATCAGAGGAAGCTGTCAGTCCTGCAGATGCAGGTTGGCACTGGCATCTTTTGATACTGTCAAGGGAGAGATGCTCACACTTCCCAAGACCAAGCTTCAGTATTAAAACCCCGTGCACACTTTTCTATCTCATACATTTGCTTTTATGCAGAAAGCCAGAAGCCATCCTTCAGCATCTAAAgtcaaatacatttaaaatacaaatttactGATTAGTATGTCGACAGATCCTTCTGCCTTAAAAATTGCAAAACACTTAGCTACTTCGTTTATATGTAGTCTATCAAACATTAAATGCTGTTGCCTCTGAGCAACTCTGTGGCATCTTCCTGAGGCTTTTCTTTATGCAACAGCTTGGGGCTGATGAATTGTCTCTAAAGAGAAggttttacaaaaaataaataagcttaCCAAAGAATAGCGTAGCATGGGTTAGCTTATGACCATGGCTTAGAAGTCCtagacttcaaagaaaaaaaattctttaagttCCTAAAGACACAGCcctacagatatttttcttttaaagagcaAGGCTTGACTTGGTTGTGCCCACTTACACTGTTCTTAAAAAGTCATGAGTTAAGATCTTAAGATGACATAAGCACCTTTCTCGAGATTCCTCTCTTGTAGCAGAGCATCATTTGACTCTGTCAGTGATCTGCTGAAAGGAAACTCTGACCTTTCTTTTCTTAGGCTggaagaagatgatgatgatgatttgGAAGAGGAGCATGTGACTAAGGTGAGGTGAGGAAAGTAAGTGGTGCTGCTTCACAGAACAGTGTAGGAATGAGCAGAATTATGGCTTCCTTGCACTTTTCCAAGAGTCATGCAGTACAGAAGGATTTAGGAACTAGCACCCAAGAGCTGCCAAGTTTGTCAGTATTAGCAGCCAGTTCTGCTGTGCTCATCTCCTTTTGGACTACACTGGCTGCCTAAGCAGCTTCTTCTGCTAGCACTGCTGAATTTTTGCTGTGGCTTGCTgcaaaagcacacagaaataaatagttTTTTATTGCTCCCCAATGGTGAGACCTGCTTTTATAGGGACATTGGAAAACTAAAAGGCAAATGCATAAAAGAAAACAGGTAAGCCTGTTGGCCTCAGCATTTATAAGGTGACTCTCAAACACCTTCCTTCCCTTGTGGTTTTAAAGGTTTGAGCAAGATTAACCTTGGTAAAGTGCTTGTCTGCTTCCCTGCAGAATTGGTTGTAGGTGGGAGATTGGCTTCTGTGTTCTTGTCTTCCCTTTGTTCTTCCTCACTGTAGATTTACTACTGCAGCCGCACTCACTCCCAGCTTTCTCAGTTTGTGAATGAGGTGCAAAAAAGTCCTTTTGGGAAAGACACACGTCTGGTCTCCTTGGGATCCAGGCAGGTATGTGGTAGTGTTCAGAAGGGACCTAGAGTGTATGTTAACTTAATGTGGGAGACTGTGGGGAAGGACTATGGATGTGATGCCCCAGAAAGCATCTTGGGGATTGAATGAATCttccactggaaaacaaaagtgGTCATGGATTGTGTGAAGTACATTTCTCTGTGAGCTGTGTTTTGGCCATTTGTCCTTTGATGTAAATGCAAAAATCCTCTCTACCTTTTCTATGGAATATTACAGATGTCTGAGTCACTGGGAAGGTGTTACTTCTTTGTCTTACTTCTGGCAGCATTTTTAGAAGCTGTTgtgtatcacagaatcatagaattagccgggttggaagggacctcagagatcatcgaatccaacccttgaaccaccgttgcggttgctagaccatggcactgagtgccacatccagtctctttttaaatatcttcagggatggagaatctaccacttcagtgggcagtccattccaatgcttgatcactctctctgtaaagaaattctttctaatatccaacctaaacttcccctggcacaagttaagaccatgccctcttgtcttgttgaaagtcgtctggcaaaagagaccaacccctcccagctacaacctcctttcagggagttgtagagagtgaagTGTAGCAGTGAAACATCTCGGTGCACCTTTTCTCATTATTTGTTCTCCGTTGCTAATTTTTTATGGCTTTGGAGCATATTTGTAGCAGGCAGTAGGCACAACACCTGACCAATGggctttttcatttcagaatctGGCctgaaattgcttttaaaaccaACGTTTTCTTTTACAACTAAGGGTGCATATGGGGCACTCAGTTCTTCATTGCCCCCCTTACCACTTCCTCTCTTTGTGTGTCCCAGAACCTGTGTGTGAATGAGGAGGTGCGACGTTTGGGGGCTCTCCAGCTCATCAATGACCGCTGCATGGAGATGCAAAAGAATAAACATGGTAGGAACACTTCCAGCCTGGGGGTAGCAGCCCCTGGTGAGGCTGGTATGAGAGCCTGGAGGCAGTGCACACCACCAAGCAGTTCTAGCAGGAGAGTGGTAGAAGCTTGAAAATGtcaggctggagaagcagagcaagAAAGCCTCAGCTCATTTACTTCTCTTGGTCTCCAGGCTAGAATACTGAGATCTGTGGGTATTTTCTGTGTGTCTCAAGTTGGTCAGGACTTCTGCAATGGAAGGATACTTATCTTTGCAACTCTGTGTTAGAAATGCTGGAAAATATCCCATGGCTAAATCTAACTGGCCACTGGAGAGATGGAAATGTTACtgctttataattttaaaatagatgatAGGTCAAAAACAGATGTGAGAAATCCAATTTTGAAATCCAGGAGCTTCTGCAAAGCAATCATTATTGGttattgtgtgtgtgttgctcatagttttctttttatttctcttgttaGAAAAGAAGAGTGATGAAGAGAATGAAGGTAAGAAGAGACGTGTGAGTCGCACCGTGTGTCCATTCTATTCCTATGAGCAAATGCAGTTTCTCCGTGATGAAGTTCTCGTGGAAGTGAAGGATATTGAGCAGTTGGTGGCTTTGGGAAGGGACACCAAAGCCTGCCCATATTATGGGAGTCGATATGCCATTCCTGCTGCCCAGGTAAGGGCTACACAGTTTGAGCAGAATTAATGCCAGGGGCTCTAAGCATAAACCAATTGCTTGCTCCCTGTAGTACTGTTACTCATAGTGTGGGTGTTTGTAGACATGCTGTGTTTCTGTCAGCTGTATTTTTgctgagaaagcaaaggaaaatttgAATACCCACTTGAAGCTAATAGGGAGGTTGTGAGTATGTCTCAGCACTGTGAACTGCTTGATAGGCTCAGTAACTCTGAAGCAACGTTGACATATGAGTGTAATCttgccactgcttggttctctATCAGAAGGCATACTTTCAGTGCTTCAGATGAGATTCAGAAGGTAACCTGAGCCAATATGCATTTGTAGCATAGTCATTTTTCCTCAGCTTACACCACAGTGCCCCCCTCAAGCATGTGCTCCTGTCTGCCTGCCATTCCCATAATGAGAGAGAGCAACCTGTCTGAACTCTACTGGGCCATCTGGTGTGGGGTTTTAATGAGTGGCTGGGGAGTGCCCTATGTTTATAAGGATGAGAGCTAGAATCAGGGCACCGTGTGCTTCTCCTGCAGATGGTGGTGCTGCCCTATCAGATGCTCCTGCATGAGCCTACCAGGAGTGCTGCTGGGATCAAGCTGAAGGACCAGGTTGTAATCATTGATGAAGCCCACAACCTCATAGACACCATCACCTCTATCCATAGTGCAGAGGTCAGTGGCTCTCAGGTGAGTCATAGCCTGGGGCCTCTTCACTGTGAGCAAGCTCTGCATCCAACAGAATGCCTTTTCTTGACTCCTTCAGAGTAATGgatccttttttgttttgttttgttttcatgtagCTATGCTGTGCCTACTCCCAGCTGTCCCAGTACCTGGAACGATACAGGTGAGGATCTCTGAGGAAGGCAGTGCAACAGTGGCAGGCAGTGTGGATGCCATGGTTTGTCTCATGTCTGCAGAGTCTTTATAGCTTTTCCCCAGAGGAAAGTTATTTGCATTGACACTTCTGCAGATGAAAAACCACTTGCTTCATTATTTCTGTCTAGAATCCATCTATGTCAGGTTCCTGGTATTAAGCAGTGAGAAGGGGGATACCCTGGTTTCTCTTTCTCTTATACTCTCAGTGACTTTATACTCTCAGTTACTTTACCAGTCTCTCTCTAATCACTCCTGTTTTGTGATGCAGAGTTTCAATAGATTGTCTTTTGTGTCATTCCTGGACCTTGGTCTTTCATATGTTGTCTGGCATTATGACAGAGGAAGTAAgctctgaggaggaagaagctaTATGTGGTTTCTGTCTCTGTGTCTTGTCATCCCTGCCATGGTTGGTTATTGCAGTCAGTGCTAATAACTCTGAATTTGTGGAGCATTAGTGCAAGAGGGAtttgaggtgtccctgctgttGTAATAAACAAATGGTAATTAATGTGTGATAGGAAAGGCATCAGTAGGCACAGTGTGGTGTGCATGGGTGAGTGCTCTGGGGGGAACATTAGACATGATATCACAAATAGGGAGGGTGAGTCTGGGGAAAGTCATCCTTAGTTTCTGTATCCAAAGTTAAGGGGAGTTCAGCTGCttatttctgcagctcagctgcttgaGTTAGTCCCTGAAGGTGCTCTGGGGCCTAATACCTGTCctgtttttttcacaggaaacGTTTGAAAGCAAAGAACTTGATGTACATTAAGCAGATCCTGTATTTGCTGGAGCGATTTGTGGCCATGCTGGGAGGTAGGCAAGCCTATTCTGTCTCCTGGGATGCTGGTAGATTCTGAGCTAgttgctgcttctgcagggcACTGTCTCCATTTCCCTTCTGCAGAGACTCTGGGGGAGTGCTGCTCACATACACTTGCAGATGCCTGTAATTTTATATCTCGGGTTGTTTTGCAAGATGGGGATGTTGTCTGTTGTCTGCCTGAGCCTTTGTTTCATTAGCAGAGAAGCAGTAGATGATGTCATAAGTTGGTAGagagttttcttctctttctgtgtggttttcagATCTGATTTGAATTGGGACAAGGTGTTTaaggagagactggatgtggcacttggtGCCATGGTATAGCCAATGTGGTGACATTAGGTCgcaggctggacttgatgatctcggAGGTcctcaatgattctgtgaggTAGGATGGTAAATGAGGAATGCAGCAGATCAGGATCAGCAGATCAGAACAAGGATGGCACAGAATAAGTCTCCTAGGTCATCTGATAGCAAGGCCTTTACTTGTGTCAGGTATGCCTCTGCAGAGTGACTTTTAGTGGTGCCTTTGCTTTGtgagaaaatactattttgctGTGAGATTTTAAATCCACTGGAGTTTTCAGGGCTCCTTTCCTCTAATGATTTGTTTGCTAGACCTCAGTGTATCTTGAGGAAAGTCTGTTGCAAGTTCATAAAGGACTTTCTCCTTGCTCGtagaaaataaatgcagctcCTTGGGgcagggccctgggggtgctctTTGCCTTTGCCTCTCAAACATatatttctccttcccctctcttccttccaCTTTTATTCACAGTCAGTTAAGTGCATTCATTATAAAATGCAGCCTGTGTATACAGCTTCATGATTAAGGCTGTAAAAGTGAGATGTGAGGTGGGTGCTAAGCATTAGGACATAAAACACAGTGAGTGGCAGCAATTAATTCTGTTCTGGCTGTTGGGGCCTGGACATGGAGTTCTTCTcagtttttctccctcttcccaaTTGCCTGCAGGCCTGTATAcctcccagctccttgctgctgcagtgaTGAGGGGGGAAGAGATGCACTGCAGTCCCTGGCCCTTTATCTTTGCAGCATGATGACTATGGAGTGTGTGATCATTTGTATGCACCCACCCTACCTactgcctcctgctgcagaaggaATGTAGGTGGTGTTTCTTAGGATGCAGCAGCACACTTGTCTTACAACGTAGGGCTAGCCTCCAGGAGAAACTACAACTGAGCAGGAGCTGACATTTGGTCTGGATAGCTACATTTTGCAGTTGTGTAGTTATTTCTTGGATATTGTCCTGGTGTGGTGTCCCTTTCAGCTCAGCTATTAGTCTCTTGCTTAATTTTAAGACAGACCCATTGTAAGACTTCCTTAAATTGGTTTCATGTTCTACAGGCAATGTGAACCAGAATCCTAGCTGTCAGGCAGTTTCCCAGACAGGTAAGACTGGAGGGGGAACATCTGGGGTGTCTAGCTGTCAGCTGGGGACATGGGTGTGGGCAATAAGGGGCTGCAGGCCCAAcagcttgtaatttttttttttccttttcttgtttttcagggACAGTGCTAAAATCCATCAATGACTTTCTGTTTCAGAGCCAGATTGACAATATCAACCTCTTCAAGGTAAGGCAGGCATCACCTACCAGGGTACAGGTGGTAGTGGTGATTTGTTCATGGTCATGAGGAAGCACGTGTGGGAGCTGGAAGTAGAACCAAGGCCCACATGGCAGAATATGCTTTCTAGCAGattctccccacctccccattGTATAGATCTCTTCTTCTGCTGCCTGGATAACAGTGCATTAAAGTTGGTGTTTTTGGGGTAGAGGGAAACATGCAATTAAACCTGTACTAGTGCAGAGGCTTTCTGTAGGCAAAGCTAATGTGTAAGGGTTCTACTACTGCAGTCACCTAACCCATCCTTTAAGCCTCCAAACTCAGCACCTTATCACCATGTGTTTCCACTCTGGAAGCAGTGCCTTTGGGATAAACTGTTTTCTGGGAgccaacacacaaaaaaatgcattgatCCCCAAGAGCAGAGTAAGGGATATCCCTGCTGGACAGGGATCAAGGACAGCAGGGTGGGAGAAGGGATGCTGAATGCTAAACCATTTTCCTGTCCTTCTCCAACAGGTTCAGCGTTACTGCGAGAGGAGCCTCATCAGCAGGAAGGTACTGCCCCTCAGGCTTATGATCAGTAGCATTCAAACTCTGTGTCCCTCATGGAGATGGAAGTAGAAGATGCAGCAGATGGGCTGGGAGCCTGTCTTCTTCATCCTGCTCTGCAAACAAAGTGGTTCCCACAAAAAGCACTCTATGGGCAGGTTACCCTTTGCTTACATGGCAAAGAAGCATTCACTATGGTGTGCCTCAGTATTCCAGTGGCTGCAGTTCTCTGCTGTTTGACCACAAACCTGCCagcctgctgggctgctctgcactggtgcAGGAGCAAACATcagagatttgttttgtttttcattcaatGTGAGGAAGAAAGTAATGGGAGCTTTGGGCTGCACTGATGGGCCAGGTTTGTGACTTCAGTACCATGGAACTTTATCTGTGGCAGCCAGCAAACCTGTTTTTGTCTTGTCTGATTTCTGCTGTTGGTAGGagtctttcttgcttttgctttgcagcTTTTTGGGTTTGTGGAGCGATATGGAGGCCCTGCCACAGCTGTGAAGACCAACAAGGAGAACCAGAAGTTGGTTGGTTTGCAGAACTTTCTTATGACCCTCCAGCAGGGATCTGATAAAGGGGGTGAGTTCAGACATCTTCCCCTTGTTCATCTGTGGACAAAGTGAGGATGTGGAATCTGCAAGAAGAACAGGGGGGAGGCAGATTTGAAGAATGAGGGACTGCAGAAGCTGTCCTAcagtgttgtttttgttttttttttaatatatcagaCTAGGTGATCTAGGCACTTATATATTATTGAAGGATCTCCTGAGGTCCTTTCTAAACGGAATGAAGATGCAATTCCATGTCTACATTGCATGCACTCGAGTTTTACACTGCTGTGACCTTCTGTGTCTAGGACCTGAACTGTTATGGGTAGCTCGTTTTAGTGTGCTAGCTACAAAACCTTTTTaagattaaaagctttttaatacTATCAATGAGATAGAATTTGGGTTTTCTCCTTTACTGGGTCTTTGTTCTCTCTCTGTGTATGTAGACTAGGTATCATGTTCTTGAAGAAAAGACCCATCTGTATTTTG contains the following coding sequences:
- the DDX11 gene encoding ATP-dependent DNA helicase DDX11 produces the protein MAALYRALEGGRVGIFESPTGTGKSLSLICGALSWLRDFEEKKRQEEAQLLELEEKGQEEKKRLVTTEPGHPESKEAAGEPDWVTAFVQKKEERDLVEKLKEEQIRRKKREDRLEKIRHNVQLKYAAKRKRLEEDETSRLLQLSKELLSEGAGVDVLEQLDQNEEELLLAEYESDEEKKVVSGLEEDDDDDLEEEHVTKIYYCSRTHSQLSQFVNEVQKSPFGKDTRLVSLGSRQNLCVNEEVRRLGALQLINDRCMEMQKNKHEKKSDEENEGKKRRVSRTVCPFYSYEQMQFLRDEVLVEVKDIEQLVALGRDTKACPYYGSRYAIPAAQMVVLPYQMLLHEPTRSAAGIKLKDQVVIIDEAHNLIDTITSIHSAEVSGSQLCCAYSQLSQYLERYRKRLKAKNLMYIKQILYLLERFVAMLGGNVNQNPSCQAVSQTGTVLKSINDFLFQSQIDNINLFKVQRYCERSLISRKLFGFVERYGGPATAVKTNKENQKLVGLQNFLMTLQQGSDKGGPAQGPPVEAENDHLRTASPLMQIEGFLSALTNANQDGRVILNRQGTVGQSSLKFLLLNPAVHFAKVVEECRAVIIAGGTMQPVADFREQLLSCAGVDPARVVEFSCGHVIPPENILPLILCSGPSNQQLEFTYQTRDLPQMMDETGRILCNLCNVVPGGVVCFFPSYEYEKQVYTHWEKTGLLTRLATKKKIFQEPKKANQVEQVLVEYAKCIKRCSQGGGQMTGALLLSVVGGKMSEGINFSDDLGRCVIMVGMPYPNIKSPELQEKMTWLDKTMPRAAGQAPSRVLIENLCMKAVNQSIGRAIRHQKDFASILLLDHRYARPATLNKLPQWIRERTQVKPAFGSAFAELRKFHRGKSDAS